The following proteins are co-located in the Amycolatopsis tolypomycina genome:
- a CDS encoding ATP-binding protein has product MTHHTSTRLRTAGLTALASVADHLAAAARRASAERDRRGTHDQERDALLRKLEQMVHNRNLALNTIVDQLGALTRGEQPAPWPEATGDEVVDTAVAAVSRLAADMQDRQAALVSVLVSLAQRWQTTANEMEYRARQTLKRYPDDPDSLQDYYGISHLAAMQARAAQSVVVLAGRKPLRQFQEPQPLAKVVQHAASQIVDYPRVLVTSNPDVAVVSTLALQLIHLVAELLENATRSAPDSTPVTVTFDKVDPGWAITVHDDGHGLDDRLQWAQDRVSGRVPVGLHELGESPETGLAVVGKYAQDCGFLVHLDRAANGGVRAVTTVPQHLLVPVSPPADVAVAPAPRQPARTTPPQQAALGKHHDPGPAFTPAEPPGGRTAHGLPIRVPKQDDPLTPRRTSAPPPAPAPDPDKERDFMTTFVEGSLPVSPPAPANDTPAAATEGEESR; this is encoded by the coding sequence ATGACTCACCACACATCCACCCGGCTCCGGACGGCCGGCCTCACCGCTTTGGCCAGCGTGGCCGATCATCTGGCAGCCGCTGCCCGGCGGGCCAGCGCTGAGAGGGATCGGCGAGGAACACACGACCAGGAACGGGATGCGCTGCTGCGCAAACTCGAGCAGATGGTCCACAACCGCAACCTGGCGCTGAACACGATCGTCGACCAGCTCGGCGCGCTCACCCGCGGCGAGCAGCCGGCCCCGTGGCCAGAGGCAACCGGCGACGAAGTCGTCGACACTGCTGTTGCTGCGGTGTCGCGACTCGCTGCCGACATGCAGGATCGCCAGGCAGCCCTCGTCAGCGTCCTGGTATCGCTCGCGCAGCGCTGGCAGACCACCGCAAACGAGATGGAATACCGGGCCCGCCAGACCTTGAAACGGTATCCCGACGACCCGGATTCGCTTCAGGACTACTACGGCATCAGCCATCTCGCTGCCATGCAAGCACGGGCAGCGCAATCGGTGGTCGTGCTTGCCGGCCGAAAGCCTCTCCGGCAGTTTCAGGAGCCGCAGCCGCTGGCCAAGGTCGTCCAGCACGCCGCCTCACAGATCGTCGACTACCCACGCGTCCTGGTGACAAGCAATCCGGACGTCGCGGTGGTCAGCACTCTCGCCTTGCAATTGATCCATTTGGTTGCTGAGCTGCTGGAAAACGCCACCCGGTCCGCGCCGGACAGCACACCGGTCACCGTCACCTTCGACAAGGTCGACCCCGGATGGGCGATCACCGTCCACGACGACGGGCACGGCCTGGACGACCGGCTGCAGTGGGCACAGGACCGCGTGTCCGGCCGGGTGCCCGTGGGGTTGCACGAGCTCGGCGAATCGCCCGAGACCGGCCTTGCCGTCGTGGGCAAATACGCCCAGGACTGCGGGTTCCTGGTGCACCTCGACCGCGCGGCCAACGGCGGTGTCCGCGCGGTGACAACGGTGCCGCAGCACCTGCTCGTGCCCGTTTCCCCACCTGCGGATGTCGCGGTGGCGCCGGCACCACGACAGCCGGCCCGCACGACACCGCCACAGCAAGCCGCGCTTGGGAAGCACCACGACCCAGGGCCCGCATTCACTCCCGCCGAACCCCCCGGCGGACGCACTGCCCACGGCCTGCCGATCCGGGTCCCCAAGCAGGATGACCCCCTCACCCCCCGGCGGACGTCTGCCCCGCCCCCCGCACCTGCACCCGATCCGGACAAGGAACGCGACTTCATGACCACGTTCGTGGAGGGCTCACTCCCCGTTTCACCGCCCGCACCGGCCAACGACACGCCCGCTGCTGCGACCGAAGGGGAGGAATCACGATGA
- a CDS encoding cytochrome P450: MTPVPKTGCYLEGLSGLTSLSATTTCLDPQAAYRRLWETWGPVAPVELGPGIPVWLVMGYREIRSVVRDELHYSRNSSNWRLIADGHIGPESGLAPIMFPRDNAYFSDGDKHRRLRAPLVAGLAGLREQHMAQVIRETCARLIERMPDEGPIDLVALYAAQVPMLTVAGLFGIAPELGDRLQACVIGLFGSGEDSAERFGEMETIVAGVISEHRTAPAEDLTTAFLNHPGHRDDGEVLASMLLMLGAGWETLQVWIAQTLRIMLTDPRFEARVRGGHLGIDDALDHVLWADPPMANQPTRWAVADTVLGGQRIARGDALILGLAAANSDSWVGGHDRRDSGNRAHLAFGVGPHACPAQRASRLIARIAVETALHRLPDARLAVPASEIPLRPSPWTRGPEHLLVTATRARF; this comes from the coding sequence ATGACGCCCGTGCCCAAGACCGGCTGCTACCTCGAAGGGCTGTCCGGTTTGACCTCGCTGTCGGCGACCACGACCTGCCTCGACCCGCAGGCCGCCTACCGGCGGCTGTGGGAGACCTGGGGCCCGGTCGCGCCGGTGGAACTCGGCCCCGGGATCCCGGTGTGGCTGGTGATGGGTTACCGCGAGATCCGTTCCGTGGTTCGCGACGAGCTGCATTACTCCCGCAACTCGAGCAACTGGCGGCTGATCGCTGACGGCCACATCGGCCCGGAGTCGGGGCTGGCCCCGATCATGTTCCCCCGCGACAACGCCTACTTCTCCGACGGCGACAAGCACCGCCGGCTGCGGGCTCCGCTCGTCGCCGGCCTCGCCGGGCTCCGCGAGCAGCACATGGCGCAGGTCATCCGCGAGACGTGCGCCCGGCTGATCGAGCGGATGCCCGACGAGGGGCCTATCGACCTGGTCGCGCTGTACGCGGCCCAGGTTCCGATGCTGACCGTCGCCGGGCTGTTCGGCATCGCTCCGGAGCTCGGTGACCGGCTCCAGGCTTGCGTGATCGGCCTGTTCGGCTCCGGCGAGGACTCCGCGGAACGTTTCGGCGAGATGGAAACCATCGTCGCCGGCGTCATCAGCGAGCACCGCACGGCACCGGCGGAGGACCTCACCACCGCCTTCCTGAACCATCCCGGCCATCGCGACGACGGTGAAGTCCTGGCGTCGATGTTGCTGATGCTGGGCGCGGGCTGGGAGACCCTGCAGGTGTGGATCGCGCAAACGCTGCGGATCATGCTCACCGACCCGCGCTTCGAGGCAAGGGTGCGCGGCGGGCACCTCGGCATCGACGACGCACTCGACCACGTGTTGTGGGCCGACCCGCCGATGGCCAACCAACCGACCCGCTGGGCCGTGGCCGACACTGTCCTCGGTGGTCAGCGCATCGCCCGCGGCGACGCGTTGATCCTGGGGCTGGCGGCAGCGAACAGTGACTCCTGGGTCGGCGGACACGATCGCCGCGACAGCGGCAATCGCGCGCACCTGGCGTTCGGTGTCGGCCCGCATGCCTGCCCCGCCCAGCGCGCCAGCCGCCTCATCGCCCGAATAGCCGTCGAAACCGCACTGCATCGCCTGCCCGACGCCCGCCTGGCCGTGCCCGCCAGCGAGATTCCGCTGCGCCCCTCGCCCTGGACCCGCGGCCCGGAACACCTGCTCGTCACCGCGACGCGCGCCCGCTTCTAG
- a CDS encoding roadblock/LC7 domain-containing protein has product MTSTQDPWMLGQLQRIESVRFCLVVSTDGLVLKKPDELDKDRADLLAAACAAVLASASAVKGPAGFEGAFQQNFSQWSDGFLFVRRAGEGTCLAVVTDENVNPGLLAHAMAERIKQVGESTLSTSART; this is encoded by the coding sequence ATGACCTCCACTCAGGACCCATGGATGCTGGGACAACTACAACGGATCGAAAGCGTCCGATTCTGCCTTGTGGTCTCCACCGACGGTCTCGTCCTGAAGAAGCCCGACGAGCTCGACAAGGACAGAGCTGACCTGCTTGCCGCGGCGTGCGCGGCCGTTCTCGCCAGCGCGAGTGCCGTGAAAGGGCCGGCTGGTTTCGAGGGCGCGTTCCAGCAGAACTTCTCCCAGTGGTCGGACGGATTTCTGTTCGTGCGGCGCGCCGGCGAAGGGACGTGCTTGGCCGTGGTGACCGACGAGAACGTCAACCCCGGCCTGCTCGCCCATGCCATGGCCGAGCGGATCAAACAGGTCGGCGAGTCCACGTTGAGCACGTCCGCCCGCACCTGA
- a CDS encoding cytochrome P450 family protein, with the protein MITDSEHGTHRTGAGSERCTVPAPDPPWICRNDRQEVYPLPLSNREVAREPHVLAITGNARSPAAGFLALVPTRSRDAAATRARAGVTDKKGTAMTMDLAIFGRDWWNHAHEIAAARREQGAVHRATIPRGEQEIPVWVIVRYEEAQAALADPRLSKDVDGLTKILDKHLTVDGEKPNLSSMFSPHMIFSDPPRHTRLRRLLMKHFTRPRVEALKPRIEQMTAELLNDLPLGREVDLIAEVAFPLPLYAICELIGVPAKKRGVLRAWTYALMEDLPERADTASKKMQAYLLELIETARANPGEDLLSALVQEAEDEDRLSLPELLGTLFLLFVAGHETTTALIGNAVACLLADDGRLWRELGQRPELLPGAVKEISRYDAAVATATHRFTEDEVTIDGTTIPAGEIVLISLLSANRDDRQFDRADQLDIQRKESNLAFGYGIHYCLGAQLGLMETESLVGALTRRFPDARLVDGAQLRRRQPAMIPNSWRDLPVILG; encoded by the coding sequence ATGATCACCGATTCTGAACATGGCACGCATCGAACGGGTGCCGGCAGCGAAAGGTGCACCGTACCGGCACCGGATCCACCGTGGATCTGTCGCAACGATCGCCAAGAGGTGTACCCGCTGCCGCTATCCAACCGGGAAGTGGCCCGAGAACCTCACGTGCTGGCGATAACGGGCAACGCGCGGTCGCCAGCGGCGGGGTTTCTGGCGCTGGTTCCGACGCGCTCACGGGATGCGGCCGCAACCCGCGCCAGGGCAGGCGTCACGGACAAGAAAGGCACCGCGATGACGATGGACCTCGCAATTTTCGGCCGCGACTGGTGGAACCATGCGCACGAGATAGCGGCCGCCCGGCGGGAACAAGGTGCCGTTCATCGCGCGACTATTCCGCGGGGCGAACAGGAGATCCCGGTCTGGGTCATCGTGCGCTACGAGGAGGCCCAGGCGGCGCTGGCCGATCCTCGGTTGTCGAAGGATGTCGACGGGCTGACGAAGATCCTGGACAAGCACCTCACCGTGGACGGCGAGAAACCCAACCTCAGCAGCATGTTCTCCCCGCACATGATCTTCTCGGATCCCCCGCGGCACACCCGCCTGCGCCGCTTGCTCATGAAGCACTTCACCCGACCCCGGGTGGAGGCCCTGAAGCCGCGGATCGAGCAGATGACCGCCGAGCTGCTGAACGACCTTCCCCTGGGGCGTGAGGTCGACCTGATTGCGGAAGTGGCGTTCCCGTTGCCGCTGTACGCGATCTGCGAGCTGATCGGTGTCCCGGCGAAGAAGCGTGGGGTGTTGCGTGCGTGGACGTATGCCCTGATGGAGGACCTGCCCGAGCGGGCCGATACCGCCTCGAAGAAGATGCAGGCGTACCTTCTCGAGCTGATCGAGACGGCGCGTGCCAACCCGGGTGAGGACCTTCTCTCGGCCTTGGTCCAGGAGGCCGAGGACGAGGATCGCCTCAGCCTGCCGGAGCTGCTGGGCACCCTGTTCCTGCTGTTCGTCGCCGGGCACGAGACGACAACCGCGCTCATCGGCAACGCCGTCGCTTGCCTGCTGGCCGACGACGGGCGACTGTGGCGTGAGCTGGGGCAGCGACCGGAGTTGCTGCCCGGCGCGGTGAAGGAGATTTCGCGGTACGACGCCGCCGTCGCCACTGCGACACATCGGTTCACCGAAGACGAGGTCACCATCGACGGGACGACGATCCCCGCCGGCGAGATCGTGCTCATCTCCCTCCTGAGCGCCAACCGCGACGATCGCCAGTTCGACCGCGCTGACCAGCTGGACATCCAGCGAAAAGAGTCCAATCTGGCATTCGGCTACGGCATCCACTACTGCCTGGGCGCGCAGCTGGGACTCATGGAAACCGAGAGCCTCGTGGGCGCGTTGACCCGACGGTTCCCGGACGCTCGTTTGGTCGACGGGGCGCAGCTGCGGCGGCGGCAACCGGCGATGATCCCCAACAGCTGGCGCGACCTGCCGGTAATCCTGGGCTAG
- a CDS encoding DUF742 domain-containing protein — translation MSPTDHGFRPGPVPTWVLTGGRTRPKATLRPETLLTTMAHRPVPDTTTVQKRELLGLCRQRLSLVEASAHLGWPMSVVRILASDLIDVGLLVMVGDETPDHNRLETLEKLLAGLRRL, via the coding sequence ATGTCCCCGACCGACCACGGGTTCCGGCCCGGTCCGGTCCCGACCTGGGTGCTCACCGGCGGCCGCACGCGCCCCAAAGCCACCCTGCGGCCGGAAACCCTTCTGACCACAATGGCCCACCGCCCCGTGCCCGACACAACGACCGTGCAAAAGCGGGAATTGCTCGGGCTGTGCCGACAGCGACTCAGTCTGGTCGAGGCTTCCGCTCACCTCGGGTGGCCGATGAGTGTGGTGCGGATCTTGGCGTCGGACCTGATCGACGTCGGCTTGCTCGTCATGGTTGGAGACGAAACACCGGACCACAATAGACTGGAAACATTGGAGAAGCTCCTTGCCGGACTCCGTAGGCTATGA
- a CDS encoding GTP-binding protein, producing the protein MPDSVGYDSAGVSPVSDAVTEPAKILVVGPFGVGKTTLIGTVSEIEPLRTEEPMTVASVGVDSLDGVEGKTTTTVALDFGRISLDTIALYLFGMPGQQRFWSLWEGLEKGAVGALVLVDLRRLDAAFAVLDQLGTGRIPFVVAINDFPGTPRYADDEVRQALALPEAVVLHCDARDKRSSVDALITLVSHALTCLDSAEARP; encoded by the coding sequence TTGCCGGACTCCGTAGGCTATGACAGCGCCGGCGTCAGCCCGGTGTCCGACGCCGTAACCGAGCCGGCGAAGATACTGGTAGTCGGCCCGTTCGGCGTCGGCAAGACCACCCTGATCGGCACGGTCAGCGAGATCGAACCGCTGCGCACCGAAGAACCGATGACCGTCGCCAGCGTCGGCGTCGACTCCCTCGACGGCGTCGAGGGCAAAACCACCACGACCGTCGCGCTGGACTTCGGCCGGATCAGCCTCGACACCATCGCGCTGTACCTGTTCGGCATGCCAGGTCAGCAGCGGTTCTGGTCCTTGTGGGAGGGCCTGGAAAAGGGCGCCGTCGGGGCGCTGGTTCTGGTCGACCTGCGCCGCCTCGATGCCGCCTTCGCTGTCTTGGACCAGCTCGGCACCGGCCGGATTCCGTTCGTCGTTGCCATCAACGACTTCCCCGGTACCCCGCGCTATGCCGACGACGAGGTGCGCCAGGCGCTCGCCCTGCCCGAGGCGGTCGTGCTGCACTGCGATGCCCGCGATAAGCGTTCCTCGGTCGACGCCCTGATCACCCTGGTCAGCCATGCCCTGACCTGTCTCGACTCCGCGGAGGCCCGACCATGA